A stretch of Allostreptomyces psammosilenae DNA encodes these proteins:
- a CDS encoding zinc-binding dehydrogenase, producing the protein MRAIRLHEFGPAENLRYEQVPDPEPAPGQVRIAVAAAGVHLIDTKLRAGMAGGPFPPPALPHVPGREVAGRVEALGADVESSWLGKRVVAHLGPASGGYAEKAVAAVGSLLEIPDGLTDEAAVAMIGTGRTTMAILDTARITPDDVVLVTAAAGGIGNLLVQEARAVGAVVVGAAGGPAKVEVVRELGATVAVDYTVPDWADTVRKELGGREVTLALESVGGELGRAAMGLLGAGGRLVIFGGSSGGASSGGFVKVSTDDLYARGISATVAIGPAAMRRYPSLRPLEERALAAVVSGRLTPVVGSRFPLAEAAAAHAAVENRGTVGKVVLIP; encoded by the coding sequence ATGCGCGCAATCCGACTGCACGAGTTCGGCCCCGCCGAGAACCTCCGCTACGAGCAGGTGCCGGATCCGGAGCCGGCCCCCGGCCAGGTACGGATCGCCGTCGCGGCGGCGGGAGTCCACCTCATCGACACCAAGCTCCGGGCCGGCATGGCGGGAGGCCCCTTCCCGCCGCCGGCGCTCCCGCACGTCCCGGGCCGCGAGGTGGCGGGTCGCGTCGAGGCGCTCGGCGCCGACGTCGAGAGCAGCTGGCTGGGCAAGCGGGTGGTGGCCCACCTCGGCCCGGCCAGCGGCGGCTACGCGGAGAAGGCGGTGGCCGCCGTCGGCTCGCTGCTGGAGATCCCGGACGGCCTTACCGACGAGGCCGCCGTGGCGATGATCGGGACGGGCCGGACCACCATGGCCATCCTCGACACCGCGCGGATCACCCCCGACGACGTCGTGCTGGTCACCGCCGCGGCGGGCGGCATCGGCAACCTGCTGGTGCAGGAGGCCCGTGCCGTCGGCGCGGTGGTCGTCGGCGCCGCCGGCGGCCCGGCCAAGGTCGAGGTGGTGCGTGAGCTCGGCGCCACCGTCGCCGTCGACTACACCGTCCCGGACTGGGCGGACACGGTGCGCAAGGAGCTGGGCGGGCGTGAGGTGACGCTGGCGCTGGAGAGTGTCGGCGGCGAGCTGGGCCGCGCCGCCATGGGGCTGCTTGGCGCCGGGGGCCGGCTGGTGATCTTCGGTGGCTCCTCGGGCGGTGCCTCCTCGGGCGGCTTCGTCAAGGTCTCCACGGACGACCTCTACGCTCGGGGGATCAGCGCCACGGTCGCCATCGGCCCGGCCGCGATGCGGCGGTACCCGAGCCTGCGTCCCCTGGAGGAGCGGGCGCTCGCCGCCGTGGTCAGCGGCCGGCTCACCCCCGTGGTGGGCTCACGCTTCCCGCTCGCCGAGGCCGCCGCCGCGCACGCCGCCGTGGAGAACCGGGGGACGGTCGGCAAGGTCGTGCTGATCCCGTGA
- a CDS encoding CoA transferase subunit A gives MADIRTLHDAVAELVHDGDTVAMEGFTHLIPFAAAHEIIRQGITDLTLVRMTPDVIYDQLIGMGLVKKLVFSWGGNPGVGSLHRFRDAVENGWPRPLELDEHSHAGMANRYVAGASRLPFAVLRGYRGSDLATRTDTVASVTCPFTGEELAAVAALNPDVTVIHAQRADHEGNVQLWGLTGVQKEAALAASRVLVTVEEIVDRLDARPGAVVLPGWTIDAVARVPGGAHPSYASGYSVRDNDFYQAWDPISRDRDAFAAWMREHVLDRTAPAPDGGEPHGTPGEAEGALSQ, from the coding sequence ATGGCCGACATCCGTACCCTGCACGACGCCGTGGCGGAACTGGTCCACGACGGCGACACCGTCGCCATGGAGGGCTTCACCCATCTGATCCCGTTCGCCGCCGCGCACGAGATCATCCGCCAGGGCATCACCGACCTCACCCTCGTCCGGATGACCCCCGATGTCATCTACGACCAGCTCATCGGCATGGGACTGGTGAAGAAGCTGGTCTTCTCCTGGGGCGGCAACCCCGGTGTCGGCTCCCTGCACCGCTTCCGCGACGCCGTGGAGAACGGCTGGCCGCGCCCGCTGGAGCTGGACGAGCACAGCCACGCCGGCATGGCCAACCGCTACGTCGCCGGCGCCTCCCGCCTGCCCTTCGCGGTGCTGCGCGGCTACCGGGGCAGCGACCTGGCCACCCGCACCGACACCGTCGCCAGCGTCACCTGCCCGTTCACCGGCGAGGAACTGGCCGCCGTCGCCGCCCTCAATCCGGACGTGACCGTCATCCACGCCCAGCGGGCCGATCACGAGGGCAACGTCCAGCTGTGGGGCCTGACCGGGGTGCAGAAGGAGGCCGCGCTCGCCGCGAGCCGGGTGCTGGTCACCGTCGAGGAGATCGTGGACCGGCTCGACGCCCGCCCCGGCGCCGTCGTCCTGCCGGGCTGGACCATCGACGCGGTCGCCCGCGTCCCCGGGGGCGCCCACCCCTCCTACGCCTCCGGCTACTCCGTCCGGGACAACGACTTCTACCAGGCGTGGGATCCGATCTCCCGGGACCGCGACGCCTTCGCGGCGTGGATGCGCGAGCACGTACTGGACCGCACGGCCCCCGCCCCGGACGGCGGAGAACCGCACGGCACCCCCGGCGAGGCGGAAGGAGCGCTCAGCCAGTGA
- a CDS encoding CoA-transferase subunit beta, whose translation MTVNAARALAGATTCFVGIGLPSTAANLARRTHNTDLILIYESGTIGSKPTRLPLSIGDGELADTADAVVSVPEIFNYWLQAGRIDVGFLGAAQVDAHGNINTTLVDRGPGRPSGRLPGAGGAPEIAANCGRVLMVLRHTTRNFVPRLDFVTTVGHGSGPGDRARLGLRGAGPTAVITDLGILTPDPATAELTLTHLHPGVTVERVRAATGWDLEVARTLTTTEPPTTAELDALRALRAAGKDDQR comes from the coding sequence ATGACGGTCAACGCCGCCCGCGCCCTGGCCGGCGCCACCACCTGCTTCGTCGGCATCGGGCTGCCCAGCACCGCCGCCAACCTCGCCCGCCGCACCCACAACACCGACCTCATCCTCATCTACGAGTCCGGCACCATCGGTTCCAAGCCCACCCGGCTGCCGCTCTCCATCGGCGACGGCGAACTCGCCGACACCGCCGACGCCGTGGTCTCCGTGCCGGAGATCTTCAACTACTGGCTCCAGGCCGGACGGATCGACGTCGGGTTCCTCGGCGCGGCCCAGGTCGACGCCCACGGCAACATCAACACCACCCTCGTCGACCGTGGCCCCGGCAGGCCCTCCGGCCGCCTCCCCGGCGCCGGCGGCGCCCCGGAGATCGCCGCCAACTGCGGCCGGGTGCTGATGGTGCTCCGCCACACCACCCGCAACTTCGTGCCCCGCCTCGACTTCGTCACCACCGTCGGCCACGGCTCCGGCCCCGGCGACCGGGCCCGCCTCGGGCTGCGCGGCGCCGGCCCGACCGCCGTCATCACCGACCTCGGCATCCTCACCCCGGACCCGGCCACCGCCGAACTCACCCTCACCCACCTGCACCCCGGGGTGACCGTCGAGCGGGTGCGGGCGGCCACCGGCTGGGACCTGGAGGTCGCCCGCACCCTCACCACCACCGAGCCGCCCACCACCGCCGAGCTCGACGCCCTGCGCGCCCTCCGGGCAGCCGGAAAGGACGACCAGCGATGA
- a CDS encoding thiolase family protein, with amino-acid sequence MTSPSGSSGSSGNPVARAGSRVRDVYVVDAVRTPIGRYGGALAGVRPDDLAAHVVRALVDRTPHLDPARVDDVVLGNANGAGEENRDVARMAVLLAGLPVTVPGVTVNRLCGSGMEAVIQAARAIAVGDASIVIAGGVESMSRAPWVLPKPERAFPAGHAQLHSTTLGWRMVNPRLPEEWTVPLGECAELAAERYGITREAQDAYALASHAKAARAWRDGLFDGEVVEYPGVELRRDESIRENTSPEALAALKPSFRRDGTVTAGNSSPLNDGAAALLLVDEEGLAATGREPLARIRASAVTGIEPQYFCAGPVLAARRALDRAGLGFGDLDVVELNEAFAAQALTCLGEWPELDPAIVNPRGGAIAIGHPLGASGARVTGALAHQLAAAGSGTGLATLCIGVGQGLALVLER; translated from the coding sequence ATGACCAGCCCTTCCGGCAGCTCCGGCAGCTCCGGGAACCCCGTGGCCAGGGCCGGCTCCCGCGTCCGCGACGTCTACGTCGTCGACGCCGTCCGCACCCCGATCGGCAGGTACGGCGGTGCGCTGGCCGGCGTCCGCCCCGACGACCTCGCGGCGCACGTCGTCCGCGCCCTGGTGGACCGCACGCCCCACCTGGACCCGGCGCGCGTGGACGACGTCGTCCTCGGCAACGCCAACGGCGCCGGTGAGGAGAACCGGGACGTGGCCCGGATGGCCGTGCTGCTCGCCGGGCTGCCGGTGACCGTGCCCGGTGTGACCGTCAACCGGCTGTGCGGCTCCGGCATGGAGGCCGTCATCCAGGCCGCGCGGGCCATCGCCGTGGGCGACGCCTCGATCGTGATCGCCGGCGGCGTGGAGTCGATGAGCCGCGCCCCCTGGGTGCTGCCCAAGCCGGAGCGGGCCTTCCCGGCGGGCCACGCCCAACTGCACTCCACCACCCTCGGCTGGCGGATGGTCAACCCGCGCCTGCCCGAGGAGTGGACCGTCCCGCTCGGCGAGTGCGCCGAACTGGCCGCCGAGCGCTACGGCATCACCCGCGAGGCCCAGGACGCCTACGCGCTCGCGAGCCACGCCAAGGCCGCCCGCGCCTGGAGGGACGGGCTGTTCGACGGCGAGGTCGTCGAATACCCGGGCGTGGAGCTGCGGCGCGACGAATCCATCCGGGAGAACACCTCCCCGGAGGCGCTGGCCGCCCTGAAGCCCTCGTTCCGACGCGACGGCACCGTCACCGCCGGCAACTCCTCCCCCCTCAACGACGGCGCGGCCGCGCTGCTGCTGGTGGACGAGGAAGGGCTGGCGGCCACCGGTCGCGAACCGCTGGCCCGGATCCGCGCCAGCGCCGTGACCGGCATCGAGCCGCAGTACTTCTGCGCCGGCCCGGTCCTGGCCGCCCGCAGGGCGCTGGACCGCGCCGGTCTCGGCTTCGGCGACCTGGACGTCGTCGAGCTCAACGAGGCCTTCGCCGCACAGGCGCTGACCTGCCTCGGCGAGTGGCCCGAGCTGGACCCGGCGATCGTCAACCCGCGCGGCGGCGCCATCGCCATCGGACACCCGCTGGGCGCCTCCGGTGCCCGGGTCACCGGCGCGCTGGCCCACCAGCTCGCGGCGGCCGGCTCCGGCACCGGTCTGGCCACCCTCTGCATCGGCGTCGGCCAAGGGCTCGCCCTCGTCCTCGAACGCTGA
- the pcaH gene encoding protocatechuate 3,4-dioxygenase subunit beta, whose amino-acid sequence MTAAYTHVPPPNPLSQADIDQEVAEVHAAAADARAAGAPAVHHPPRDFAPYRSSRLRHPKRPLVAVTDPEAVELHGPVFGTTDITPLDSDLTAQHPGEPLGERITVSGRLLDRNGRPVRGQLVELWQANASGRYAHLRDQHPAPLDPNFTGVGRCLTDDEGRYHFTTIKPGAYPWRNHTNAWRPAHIHFSLFGTAFTQRLVTQMYFPNDPLFAYDPVLSSVTDERARQRLVAAYDHELSRPEWSLGYRWDIVLDGPSATWIEEGR is encoded by the coding sequence ATGACCGCCGCCTACACCCACGTGCCACCACCCAACCCGCTCTCCCAGGCCGACATCGACCAGGAGGTCGCCGAGGTGCACGCGGCCGCCGCCGACGCCCGCGCGGCCGGCGCGCCGGCCGTCCACCACCCGCCGCGCGACTTCGCCCCCTACCGCAGCAGCCGGCTGCGCCACCCCAAGCGACCACTGGTCGCCGTCACCGACCCCGAGGCCGTGGAGCTGCACGGCCCCGTCTTCGGCACCACCGACATCACCCCGCTCGACTCCGACCTCACCGCCCAGCACCCGGGCGAACCGCTCGGCGAACGCATCACCGTCTCCGGCCGCCTCCTCGACCGGAACGGACGGCCGGTGCGCGGCCAGCTCGTGGAGCTGTGGCAGGCCAACGCCTCCGGCCGCTACGCCCACCTGCGCGACCAGCACCCCGCGCCGCTCGACCCCAACTTCACCGGCGTCGGACGCTGCCTCACCGACGACGAGGGGCGCTACCACTTCACCACCATCAAACCCGGGGCGTATCCCTGGCGGAACCACACGAACGCCTGGCGCCCCGCGCACATCCACTTCTCGCTCTTCGGCACGGCGTTCACCCAGCGGCTGGTCACCCAGATGTACTTTCCGAACGACCCGCTCTTCGCCTACGACCCGGTGCTGAGTTCGGTCACCGACGAGCGGGCCCGGCAGCGGCTCGTCGCGGCCTACGACCACGAGCTGTCCCGCCCGGAATGGTCCCTGGGCTACCGCTGGGACATCGTCCTCGACGGGCCGTCCGCCACCTGGATCGAGGAAGGCCGCTGA
- the pcaG gene encoding protocatechuate 3,4-dioxygenase subunit alpha, with product MSTTTPPTNPVPSPTSPTSAASAASASASASAPAPAPASTGVLAPTPSQTVGPFYGYALPFPGGGDVAPAGHPDTITVHGHVHDGDGAPVPDALLEFWQAAPDGSLRGAPGSLRRDPVTGAVIGRNGVDFTGFGRVPTDADGHWALRTLPPGAPAGAPGAVPYISVCVFARGLLHHLYTRIYLPEHAGAGAADPLLGSLEPDRRATLVATAEPGRHRTYRFDIRLQQGTDGSGETVFLDFG from the coding sequence ATGTCCACCACGACCCCGCCCACCAACCCGGTCCCGTCCCCCACATCCCCCACATCCGCCGCATCCGCCGCATCCGCCTCCGCCTCCGCATCGGCACCGGCACCGGCACCGGCCTCCACCGGCGTGCTGGCGCCGACGCCCTCGCAGACCGTCGGCCCGTTCTACGGCTACGCCCTGCCGTTCCCCGGTGGCGGCGACGTCGCGCCGGCCGGGCACCCCGACACCATCACGGTGCACGGCCACGTCCACGACGGCGACGGCGCGCCGGTCCCCGACGCGCTCCTGGAGTTCTGGCAGGCCGCACCGGACGGCTCGCTGCGCGGCGCCCCCGGCTCCCTCCGCCGCGACCCGGTCACCGGGGCCGTGATCGGCCGCAACGGGGTCGACTTCACCGGCTTCGGCCGGGTCCCCACGGACGCCGACGGCCACTGGGCGCTGCGCACCCTGCCGCCGGGCGCGCCCGCCGGGGCGCCCGGCGCCGTGCCGTACATCAGCGTGTGCGTCTTCGCCCGCGGCCTCCTCCACCACCTGTACACCCGGATCTACCTGCCCGAGCACGCCGGGGCGGGCGCCGCCGACCCGCTCCTGGGCTCCCTGGAGCCGGACCGCCGCGCCACGCTGGTCGCGACGGCCGAGCCCGGACGGCACCGCACGTACCGCTTCGACATCCGCCTCCAGCAGGGGACGGACGGCTCCGGGGAGACGGTCTTCCTTGACTTCGGCTGA
- a CDS encoding class-II fumarase/aspartase family protein produces MTSAEPGDEPPHAPPGAPSAGGERAGDDVGLLSPVSVDSAARAATGDTAFLQAMLDAEAALTRAQAALGQAPADAAAVVTAAARADHYDVRDLARRARAGGNPVIPLVAELTAAVAERDPAAAPFVHRGATSQDILDTAAMLVAARTLRIVVADLERTAEALGRLARGHRETALPGRTLTQHAVPTTFGLKAAGWRDLVLDALDRLDALLHGGLPAQLGGAAGTLAAFHAHAAHAARDAADAPDTAARADTAGRGEGDGGVTGWGEGDCGLALLAGYAGELGLAEPRLPWHTLRTPVADLGSALAFTTGALGKLAADVLLLSRTEIGEVAEGSGGGSSAMPHKSNPVRATLIAAAARQAPAHAAVLLGALAAEDERPAGAWHAEWEALRQLLRLAGGAARDAAELVTGLRVFPHRMREHLDLTGGAVVSERIAAVLGPLLGRGPAKRVLGAATRRAAAEGRTLSEVLAEDPELAGHLTRERLRELVDPTGYLGSATALTDRALRRPTRPRPPAGGPARHPDARDGSADVAEPRGGRSDHGR; encoded by the coding sequence TTGACTTCGGCTGAACCGGGCGACGAGCCGCCCCACGCACCACCCGGCGCACCCTCGGCCGGGGGAGAGCGGGCCGGCGACGATGTCGGCCTGCTCTCCCCGGTCAGCGTCGACTCGGCCGCACGGGCCGCGACCGGTGACACCGCGTTCCTCCAGGCCATGCTGGACGCGGAGGCGGCCCTGACCCGGGCGCAGGCCGCGCTCGGCCAGGCCCCGGCAGACGCAGCGGCGGTGGTCACCGCGGCCGCCCGCGCGGACCACTACGACGTCCGCGACCTGGCCCGGCGGGCCCGCGCCGGCGGCAACCCGGTGATCCCGCTGGTCGCCGAGCTCACCGCCGCGGTGGCCGAGCGCGATCCGGCGGCGGCGCCGTTCGTCCACCGGGGCGCCACCAGCCAGGACATCCTGGACACCGCCGCGATGCTGGTGGCCGCCCGCACGCTGCGCATCGTCGTCGCCGACCTCGAGCGCACCGCCGAGGCGCTGGGGCGGCTGGCGCGCGGGCACCGGGAGACCGCCCTGCCGGGGCGCACCCTCACCCAGCACGCGGTGCCCACCACCTTCGGGCTGAAGGCCGCCGGCTGGCGCGACCTCGTGCTGGACGCCCTGGACCGGCTCGACGCGCTGCTGCACGGCGGCCTGCCCGCCCAACTCGGCGGCGCGGCCGGCACCCTGGCCGCGTTCCACGCCCACGCCGCCCACGCCGCCCGCGACGCGGCCGACGCCCCCGACACGGCCGCCAGGGCCGACACGGCCGGGCGGGGTGAGGGTGACGGCGGCGTGACGGGGTGGGGCGAGGGCGACTGCGGGCTGGCGCTGCTCGCCGGCTACGCCGGGGAACTCGGGCTGGCCGAGCCCAGGCTGCCGTGGCACACCCTGCGCACGCCCGTCGCGGACCTCGGCTCCGCGCTGGCCTTCACCACGGGCGCGCTCGGCAAGCTGGCGGCCGACGTGCTGCTGCTCTCCCGGACGGAGATCGGCGAGGTCGCCGAGGGCAGCGGCGGCGGGTCGTCGGCGATGCCGCACAAGAGCAACCCGGTACGGGCCACGTTGATCGCCGCCGCCGCCCGGCAGGCCCCCGCCCACGCCGCCGTGCTGCTCGGCGCGCTCGCCGCGGAGGACGAGCGGCCGGCCGGGGCCTGGCACGCCGAGTGGGAGGCGCTGCGTCAGCTGCTGCGGCTGGCCGGCGGTGCCGCGCGGGACGCCGCGGAGCTCGTCACCGGTCTGCGGGTGTTCCCGCACCGGATGCGCGAGCACCTCGACCTGACCGGAGGCGCCGTCGTCAGCGAACGGATCGCGGCCGTGCTGGGGCCGCTGCTCGGCCGTGGACCGGCCAAGCGGGTCCTCGGCGCGGCGACGCGCAGGGCCGCCGCCGAGGGGCGCACCCTCAGCGAGGTGCTGGCGGAGGACCCGGAACTGGCCGGCCACCTGACGCGGGAACGGCTGCGCGAACTCGTCGACCCCACCGGCTACCTGGGCTCGGCGACGGCACTGACCGACCGCGCGCTGCGCCGCCCCACCCGGCCGCGCCCGCCCGCCGGCGGTCCGGCGCGGCACCCGGACGCCCGTGACGGCTCCGCGGACGTCGCGGAACCCCGAGGAGGAAGGAGCGACCATGGCCGATGA
- the pcaDC gene encoding bifunctional 3-oxoadipate enol-lactonase/4-carboxymuconolactone decarboxylase PcaDC, whose amino-acid sequence MADDPLPHHTLDGPAEGRPLVLGPSVGTSLAVWQPQVAALARTHRVLRWDLPGHGGSPAELVPLDGSARIADLAALVLRLVDAQGWRRFDYGGISLGGAVGLYLAVHHPDRLSSLTMVCSSARFGEPSAWRERADGVRREGVTPLLDFCRQRWFTPRFASSAAADALVDDLRRVDPAGYAACCDVLGGYDLRAELASVTVPTLVVAGRDDPATPPAHARRIADGVPGASLLEIPGAAHLAGVERPEALTATLLAHLAETAHPGAGPSPARGATTGTGTRAGTDTGTDTDAGRHAAGTAVRRAVLGDAHVDRAIARTTPFTARFQDFITRYAWGEIWTGSGLDRRTRSCVTLTALVARGHHEELAMHVRAALTNGLSREEIGEVLLQCAVYCGVPAANSAFAVASRVFDELDAAGSADGEAGADGTAGPTDAAG is encoded by the coding sequence ATGGCCGATGACCCGCTGCCGCACCACACGCTCGACGGTCCGGCGGAGGGCCGGCCGCTCGTCCTGGGCCCCTCCGTGGGAACCTCCCTGGCCGTGTGGCAGCCCCAGGTGGCGGCGCTCGCCCGCACCCACCGGGTGCTGCGCTGGGACCTCCCGGGGCACGGCGGATCCCCGGCGGAGCTCGTCCCGCTCGACGGCTCGGCGCGCATCGCCGACCTCGCCGCGCTGGTGCTGCGCCTGGTCGACGCCCAGGGCTGGCGGCGCTTCGACTACGGCGGGATCTCGCTGGGCGGCGCGGTCGGGCTGTACCTGGCCGTGCACCACCCGGACCGGTTGTCCTCGCTGACCATGGTGTGCTCGTCGGCGCGCTTCGGCGAGCCGTCCGCGTGGCGGGAGCGGGCCGACGGGGTCCGCCGGGAGGGTGTCACTCCGCTGCTGGACTTCTGCCGGCAGCGCTGGTTCACCCCGCGGTTCGCCTCCTCGGCGGCGGCGGACGCGCTGGTGGACGACCTGCGGCGGGTCGACCCGGCCGGGTACGCGGCGTGCTGCGACGTGCTCGGCGGCTACGACCTGCGGGCCGAGCTGGCGTCGGTGACCGTGCCCACCCTGGTGGTGGCCGGCCGGGACGACCCGGCGACGCCGCCGGCGCACGCCCGCCGGATCGCCGACGGAGTCCCGGGCGCGAGCCTGCTGGAGATCCCGGGCGCCGCGCACCTGGCCGGGGTGGAGCGTCCCGAGGCACTGACGGCCACGTTGCTGGCGCACCTGGCGGAGACCGCCCATCCGGGCGCGGGCCCGTCCCCGGCACGGGGCGCGACCACTGGCACGGGCACCCGAGCGGGCACCGACACCGGCACCGACACCGACGCGGGGCGCCACGCCGCCGGGACGGCGGTCCGCCGTGCGGTGCTCGGAGACGCGCACGTGGACCGGGCGATCGCTCGCACCACCCCCTTCACCGCGCGTTTCCAGGACTTCATCACCCGCTACGCGTGGGGCGAGATCTGGACCGGCTCGGGCCTGGACCGCCGCACCCGCAGCTGCGTCACCCTCACCGCGCTGGTGGCCCGGGGGCACCACGAGGAACTGGCCATGCACGTGCGCGCGGCGCTCACCAACGGACTGAGCCGGGAGGAGATCGGCGAGGTGCTGCTGCAGTGCGCCGTGTACTGCGGGGTGCCGGCGGCCAACTCGGCCTTCGCGGTGGCCTCCCGGGTGTTCGACGAACTCGACGCCGCCGGTTCGGCAGACGGAGAAGCCGGAGCAGACGGAACAGCCGGCCCGACCGACGCCGCAGGGTGA
- a CDS encoding response regulator has translation MRLILAEDSALLRQGLVRLLEDEGHEVVADVADATALLDAVARDQPDVVVVDVRMPPTHTDEGVRAALEIRRRWPGIGVLVLSQYVEKRYATELILADTEGVGYLLKDRVAQVDEFLVALERVHAGGAALDPEVVRQLLSRSTHTDPLGRLSERERTVLDLMAQGYTNASIAERLFVSQSAVEKHVNAIFDKLELTPGTGHSRRILAVLRYLGS, from the coding sequence GTGCGTCTGATCCTGGCCGAGGACTCGGCGCTGCTGCGCCAGGGCCTGGTGCGACTGCTGGAGGACGAGGGCCACGAGGTGGTCGCCGACGTCGCCGACGCCACGGCGCTGCTCGACGCCGTCGCCCGGGACCAGCCGGACGTGGTCGTGGTGGACGTGCGCATGCCGCCCACGCACACCGACGAGGGGGTGCGCGCCGCGCTGGAGATCCGCCGCCGCTGGCCGGGCATCGGCGTGCTGGTGCTGTCGCAGTACGTCGAGAAGCGCTACGCCACCGAGCTGATCCTGGCCGACACCGAGGGCGTGGGCTACCTGCTCAAGGACCGCGTCGCCCAGGTGGACGAGTTCCTGGTGGCGCTGGAGCGGGTGCACGCCGGCGGGGCCGCGCTGGACCCGGAGGTGGTGCGGCAGCTGCTCTCCCGCAGCACCCACACGGACCCGCTGGGCCGCCTCAGCGAGCGGGAGCGCACGGTGCTCGACCTGATGGCGCAGGGCTACACCAACGCGTCCATCGCGGAGCGGCTGTTCGTCTCGCAGAGCGCCGTCGAGAAGCACGTCAACGCCATCTTCGACAAGCTCGAACTGACGCCCGGGACCGGGCACAGCCGCCGCATCCTCGCCGTGCTCCGCTACCTCGGCTCCTGA
- a CDS encoding sensor histidine kinase encodes MATWSRRLRGLGYGALLAPLELLLLVCGGLALGIASVHPALRRRALVPLLAGARRLLGLERRRLLRFFDEEVSDHHAPGATLRYLAARGSLGLLGAAVLGLMGAGLVLAVLVAATIPLRLIEGEYAIVAGLLPQILLGLVLLFLNVQGFVGLDQLERRLARHFLGPSPRELLERRITELAVSRAGVLEAVNAERRRIERDLHDGVQQRLVALAMVIGRARRSRSPEKTDELLRQAHEEAQGVLRDLREVAWRVYPVALDDGGGLAEALTTVAEHAGVPVRLDYGLGDRRLPNAIETVIYFVACEAVTNAVKHSRADTIRIEVRETVARPEPAGREEEQTVVVRVRDDGIGGADPAGGGLSGLARRVAALDGELRVDSPAAGGTTITAVLPTGKTGMREAVVVGEAEPVRRGGGAGPVGTESSCV; translated from the coding sequence ATGGCCACGTGGTCCCGGCGGCTGCGCGGACTCGGCTACGGGGCACTCCTCGCGCCGCTCGAACTGCTCCTCCTGGTGTGCGGCGGGCTCGCCCTCGGCATCGCCTCCGTCCACCCCGCCCTCCGCCGACGCGCCCTGGTGCCGCTGCTCGCCGGCGCCCGCCGCCTGCTCGGACTGGAGCGCCGGCGCCTGCTGCGCTTCTTCGACGAGGAGGTCTCCGACCACCACGCCCCCGGCGCGACGCTGCGCTACCTCGCCGCCCGCGGCTCCCTCGGCCTGCTCGGCGCCGCCGTCCTCGGCCTGATGGGCGCCGGCCTCGTCCTCGCCGTCCTGGTGGCCGCCACGATCCCGCTCCGGCTGATCGAGGGCGAGTACGCGATCGTGGCCGGCCTGCTGCCCCAGATCCTGCTCGGCCTGGTGCTGCTCTTCCTCAACGTGCAGGGCTTCGTCGGCCTGGACCAGCTGGAACGGCGGTTGGCCCGGCACTTCCTCGGGCCGTCCCCCCGGGAACTGCTGGAACGCCGGATCACCGAACTCGCGGTGAGCCGGGCCGGCGTGCTGGAGGCCGTCAACGCCGAACGCCGGCGCATCGAACGCGACCTGCACGACGGCGTCCAGCAGCGGCTCGTCGCCCTCGCCATGGTGATCGGCCGAGCCCGCCGCAGCCGCTCCCCGGAGAAGACCGACGAACTCCTGCGGCAGGCGCACGAGGAGGCCCAGGGCGTGCTGCGCGACCTCCGCGAGGTGGCCTGGCGGGTCTACCCGGTGGCACTCGACGACGGCGGCGGCCTCGCCGAGGCCCTCACCACGGTGGCGGAGCACGCGGGTGTGCCGGTGCGCCTGGACTACGGCCTGGGCGACCGCCGGCTCCCCAACGCGATCGAGACCGTGATCTACTTCGTCGCCTGTGAGGCCGTCACCAACGCGGTCAAGCACTCCCGGGCGGACACCATCCGGATCGAGGTGCGCGAGACGGTGGCGCGCCCCGAGCCGGCCGGCCGTGAGGAGGAGCAGACCGTGGTGGTGCGCGTGCGGGACGACGGGATCGGCGGCGCCGACCCCGCGGGCGGCGGCCTGTCCGGCCTCGCCCGCCGGGTCGCCGCCCTGGACGGCGAACTGCGGGTGGACAGCCCGGCCGCGGGCGGCACCACGATCACCGCGGTCCTGCCCACCGGGAAGACCGGGATGCGTGAGGCCGTGGTGGTCGGTGAGGCGGAGCCGGTCCGCCGGGGAGGCGGGGCCGGGCCCGTCGGAACGGAGTCGTCGTGCGTCTGA